Proteins encoded together in one Chitinophaga lutea window:
- a CDS encoding ABC transporter permease, with protein MLTNYLKIAWRNLRKNKVFSLVNIAGLTLSMICSMLIFLWIMDERSYDDFLPGADRAYRLVQHQDLENGSYFKSSASPAPMPAYLKENFSGIEEFTRVRPDGSKHMFSYEEVKLYENATYVDSTFFSVFPFPMVAGNAATALNEPNSVVLTKTTAEKYFGKEDPVGKTLLYDGREAYKVTGVLADLPSNTHFKFNILLPFRNLYIKNWGMDWGNNFYYGYFRLAPNADVAGLSARIGEYAKKNDDIADIFFLQAVKDIHLHSALDIDLYGSSTERAPYVRVFWIVGILIVFIACINFMNLSTARSEKRAKEIGLRKTIGANRGSIVGQLLMESVLFALLAYVLALCALYLILPSFNRVVDKQLVLGPQQWPILLAFLGGAVAIGLLAGSYPALVLSSFQPIRVLKGTFNPAKGGAYFRRTLVVVQFAVTVILILGTLVVYQQFRYFMNKNLGYAKDQLVYMPRQGDISKHANAFRQELMQHPGIAGVTTSSDIPTYTVHNWGGMSWEGAPKDNNVQLYCYTTGFDFVETMGFTVKEGRSFSVQHPADSFNYMLNEAAVKLIGLKDPVGKQFSVWDNKGTIIGVLKDFNFKSLHQRIEPLVIRINPNWDNYYFVRLKGGDTEASLKLIERTWNKYNPGYPFAYHFVNNDYANLYESEKRMGVIFNWFSAFALFIACLGLFGLVSFLAEKKSREIGIRKVHGASVANILLLLSSEYMRLLLLAFCISLPLGSYLLRNWLSGFAFHVGMTWWLYVLPGAAVMLVALLTVSGQVLKAARQNPVKSLKAD; from the coding sequence ATGTTGACGAACTACCTGAAAATAGCCTGGAGGAACCTCCGCAAGAACAAGGTCTTTTCCCTGGTGAATATTGCCGGGCTCACCCTGAGCATGATCTGTTCCATGCTGATTTTCCTCTGGATCATGGACGAGCGCAGCTATGATGATTTCCTTCCCGGGGCCGACCGGGCGTACCGCCTCGTGCAACACCAGGACCTCGAAAACGGCTCGTACTTCAAATCTTCCGCCTCGCCCGCGCCGATGCCGGCCTACCTGAAGGAAAACTTCAGCGGTATCGAGGAATTCACCCGCGTGCGGCCGGATGGTTCGAAGCATATGTTTTCGTACGAAGAAGTGAAGTTATATGAAAACGCCACCTACGTGGATTCCACCTTTTTCAGCGTGTTCCCTTTCCCCATGGTGGCGGGTAATGCGGCCACGGCGCTGAACGAGCCCAATTCGGTGGTGCTGACCAAAACTACCGCGGAAAAATACTTCGGGAAGGAAGACCCTGTCGGCAAAACGCTGCTGTACGACGGGCGGGAGGCTTACAAGGTCACCGGCGTGCTGGCCGACCTGCCTTCCAATACCCACTTCAAATTCAATATCCTGTTGCCTTTCCGGAACCTGTACATCAAAAACTGGGGAATGGACTGGGGCAATAATTTTTATTACGGCTACTTCAGGCTGGCGCCGAATGCCGATGTGGCGGGGCTTTCCGCGCGCATCGGGGAATACGCCAAAAAGAACGACGACATCGCGGACATCTTTTTCCTGCAGGCCGTGAAAGACATTCACCTGCATTCCGCCCTCGACATAGACCTTTACGGCAGCTCCACGGAAAGGGCGCCATACGTGCGCGTTTTCTGGATAGTGGGCATCCTGATCGTTTTTATCGCCTGCATCAACTTCATGAACCTGTCTACCGCCCGATCCGAAAAGCGGGCCAAGGAAATCGGGCTGCGCAAAACCATCGGCGCCAACCGCGGCAGCATCGTGGGCCAGCTGCTCATGGAATCCGTGCTGTTCGCGTTGCTGGCGTATGTACTGGCTTTATGCGCGCTGTACCTGATACTGCCTTCGTTCAACAGGGTGGTGGATAAGCAGCTGGTACTGGGGCCCCAGCAATGGCCCATCCTGCTGGCATTCCTCGGCGGGGCGGTGGCCATCGGCCTGCTGGCGGGCAGTTACCCCGCACTGGTGCTGAGCAGCTTCCAGCCCATCAGGGTGCTGAAGGGCACCTTCAATCCCGCCAAAGGCGGCGCTTATTTCCGGCGCACGCTGGTGGTGGTGCAGTTCGCGGTGACGGTGATACTGATACTCGGCACACTGGTCGTGTACCAGCAGTTCCGGTATTTTATGAACAAGAACCTGGGTTACGCGAAAGACCAGCTCGTTTATATGCCGCGCCAGGGAGACATCAGCAAACATGCCAACGCTTTCAGGCAGGAACTGATGCAGCACCCGGGCATTGCGGGCGTCACCACCTCGTCGGACATACCGACGTACACCGTGCATAACTGGGGCGGCATGAGCTGGGAGGGTGCGCCGAAAGACAACAACGTCCAGCTCTACTGCTACACCACCGGTTTCGATTTCGTGGAAACGATGGGCTTCACCGTGAAGGAAGGGCGCAGTTTTTCCGTGCAGCACCCGGCAGACAGTTTCAATTACATGCTGAACGAAGCCGCGGTGAAACTGATCGGGCTGAAAGACCCGGTGGGCAAGCAGTTTTCCGTATGGGACAACAAGGGCACCATTATCGGGGTGCTGAAGGACTTTAATTTCAAATCGCTGCACCAGCGCATCGAACCGCTGGTGATACGGATCAATCCCAATTGGGACAACTATTATTTCGTGCGCCTGAAAGGCGGCGATACCGAAGCTTCGCTCAAACTGATAGAACGCACCTGGAACAAATACAACCCCGGTTACCCGTTCGCCTATCATTTCGTGAACAACGATTACGCCAACCTGTATGAATCCGAAAAAAGGATGGGCGTGATCTTCAACTGGTTCAGCGCCTTTGCGCTCTTTATCGCGTGCCTGGGGCTGTTCGGGCTCGTATCGTTCCTCGCGGAAAAGAAAAGCCGGGAGATCGGTATCCGCAAGGTGCACGGCGCGTCGGTGGCCAACATCCTCCTGCTGCTCTCGAGCGAATATATGCGTTTGCTGCTGCTGGCCTTCTGCATCAGCCTGCCGCTGGGCAGTTACCTGCTGCGGAACTGGCTCAGCGGGTTCGCTTTTCACGTGGGCATGACCTGGTGGCTCTATGTGCTGCCGGGCGCGGCGGTGATGCTGGTGGCGCTTTTAACGGTGAGCGGGCAGGTGCTGAAGGCCGCCCGGCAAAACCCGGTCAAAAGCCTGAAGGCAGACTAA
- the proB gene encoding glutamate 5-kinase, with protein sequence MNKPILVIKFGTASITQPNGELDENVISAIAAQVAAVHHDYNVVLVSSGAVAAGKKHLKAYNGTISERKAAAAIGNPVLLNRYSHYFAQYGIPIAQSLCERTHFSNRNQFLQLKKTYEELWASGIIPIANENDVVSDLELKFSDNDELATLIAVGFGASLLLFSTSVAGVLDKDGKIVPQIDVIDEAALGLADKKKSSLGLGGMVSKLTFARLATRMGIKVVIFGISTPDGIPLAVAGKTGTLCLPQPCSMPARKKWLASGSLVTGRVLVDAGAQQALLKRHSLLAVGVTAVQEKFERGEVVEIADENGQVIAVGRAKVSSDMLSGPDRAKKLEVAHADEIVLL encoded by the coding sequence ATGAACAAACCCATTCTTGTAATCAAGTTCGGCACGGCGTCTATCACGCAGCCGAACGGGGAGCTGGACGAAAATGTGATCTCGGCCATCGCGGCGCAGGTAGCCGCCGTCCACCACGACTATAACGTAGTGCTCGTTTCGAGCGGGGCCGTAGCCGCCGGCAAAAAACACCTGAAAGCCTACAACGGCACCATCAGCGAGCGCAAGGCCGCCGCCGCCATCGGCAACCCGGTACTGCTCAACCGTTATTCGCATTATTTCGCCCAATACGGCATTCCCATTGCGCAAAGCCTCTGCGAGCGCACCCACTTTTCGAACCGCAACCAGTTCCTCCAGCTGAAAAAAACCTACGAGGAACTCTGGGCTTCCGGCATCATCCCCATCGCCAATGAAAACGACGTGGTGAGCGACCTGGAGCTGAAGTTTTCGGACAACGACGAACTGGCCACTCTCATTGCCGTGGGTTTCGGCGCTTCCCTCCTGCTTTTCAGCACTTCCGTAGCCGGTGTGCTGGATAAAGATGGGAAGATCGTACCGCAGATCGATGTGATCGACGAGGCCGCACTGGGCCTGGCGGATAAAAAGAAATCGTCGCTCGGCCTGGGCGGCATGGTATCGAAGCTCACGTTCGCCCGCCTGGCCACCCGGATGGGCATCAAGGTGGTGATATTCGGGATCAGCACGCCGGACGGTATTCCGCTGGCCGTAGCGGGCAAAACCGGTACCTTGTGCCTGCCGCAGCCCTGCAGCATGCCCGCCCGCAAAAAATGGCTCGCCAGCGGCAGCCTCGTAACCGGCCGCGTGCTTGTGGACGCCGGCGCGCAGCAGGCCCTGCTCAAACGCCACAGCCTCCTGGCAGTTGGCGTTACCGCCGTGCAGGAGAAATTCGAGCGCGGTGAAGTGGTGGAAATTGCAGATGAAAACGGCCAGGTGATCGCCGTAGGCCGCGCCAAAGTATCGTCTGATATGCTCAGCGGGCCCGACCGCGCAAAAAAACTCGAAGTGGCGCACGCCGATGAAATCGTACTGTTATAA
- a CDS encoding glutamate-5-semialdehyde dehydrogenase has translation MESIVPLLEAAQLASRSIKALPDAEKQALLHTLAASLEENANDIIRENKKDLDQMPDADPKKDRLLLNADRIRGLAESLRDIAALPDPANQVLSEKKLDNGLLVRKLTVPLGVVGVIYESRPNVTVDVAALCLRSGNACVLRGGTDAFYTNTCLVALIKQALLGAGVDPAAVQLLPVDRAHVGELLTAVKYIDILIPRGSQQLIDYVRAQSRVPVIETGAGVCHTYVEQTADLEKAGQIVTNAKVSRPSVCNALDTVLVDRAVAGKFLPLLAPSLAAYNVEIFADGEAYDILQQAAYPQLQKASAEDFGREFLDFKCSVKVVGGLDEALEHIRVYSSKHSEAIVSNNAVASERFLNEVDAAAVYVNASTRFTDGGVFGLGAEIGISTQKLHARGPFALEKLVTEKWVVYGDGQVR, from the coding sequence ATGGAATCAATCGTACCGCTGCTGGAAGCCGCACAGCTCGCCAGCCGCTCCATAAAAGCCCTCCCGGACGCTGAAAAACAGGCCCTGCTGCATACGCTGGCCGCCAGCCTGGAGGAAAACGCCAATGACATCATCCGGGAAAACAAAAAGGACCTGGACCAGATGCCGGACGCCGATCCCAAAAAAGACCGGCTGCTGCTAAATGCCGACCGTATCCGCGGCCTGGCGGAAAGCCTCCGCGACATTGCCGCCCTCCCCGACCCCGCCAACCAGGTGCTGTCTGAAAAAAAACTCGACAACGGCCTGCTGGTGCGCAAACTCACCGTGCCCCTGGGCGTGGTGGGCGTCATCTACGAATCGCGCCCCAACGTAACGGTGGACGTGGCCGCCCTCTGCCTCCGCTCCGGCAACGCCTGCGTACTGCGCGGCGGCACAGATGCCTTTTACACCAATACGTGCCTGGTGGCGCTCATCAAACAGGCCCTGCTCGGCGCCGGTGTGGACCCCGCGGCCGTGCAGCTGCTGCCGGTAGACCGCGCCCACGTAGGTGAGCTGCTGACGGCGGTGAAGTACATCGACATTCTCATCCCCCGCGGCTCACAGCAGCTGATCGACTATGTACGCGCACAATCGCGGGTGCCGGTGATCGAAACCGGGGCGGGCGTATGCCACACGTATGTGGAACAGACCGCCGATCTCGAAAAAGCCGGGCAGATCGTTACCAACGCCAAAGTGTCCCGCCCGTCCGTCTGCAACGCGCTCGACACCGTGCTGGTGGACCGTGCCGTGGCCGGTAAATTCCTGCCACTGCTGGCCCCCTCGCTGGCGGCTTACAACGTGGAGATATTCGCCGACGGGGAAGCGTACGATATCCTGCAGCAGGCGGCCTACCCGCAGCTGCAAAAGGCCAGCGCCGAAGATTTCGGGCGCGAGTTCCTGGATTTTAAATGTTCCGTGAAAGTAGTAGGCGGATTGGATGAGGCGCTCGAACATATCCGCGTATATTCTTCCAAACATTCCGAAGCCATCGTATCGAACAACGCCGTGGCCAGCGAACGTTTCCTCAACGAAGTGGATGCCGCGGCCGTATATGTGAATGCCTCCACCCGTTTCACCGACGGCGGCGTGTTCGGCCTCGGTGCGGAAATCGGCATCTCCACGCAAAAACTGCATGCGCGCGGCCCCTTTGCGCTGGAAAAACTGGTGACGGAGAAATGGGTGGTGTATGGAGACGGGCAGGTGCGGTAG
- a CDS encoding YwbE family protein — MNGRTRSDIYPGLEVAIILKKDQRSGKLTYGVVKDILTSAPYHSRGIKVRLEDGQIGRVAQIEG, encoded by the coding sequence ATGAACGGCAGAACCAGAAGCGATATTTACCCGGGCCTCGAAGTGGCCATCATTCTCAAAAAAGACCAGCGCAGCGGGAAACTTACCTACGGCGTTGTGAAAGATATTCTCACCTCGGCGCCGTATCACTCACGCGGCATCAAAGTAAGGCTGGAAGACGGCCAGATCGGCCGCGTGGCGCAGATCGAAGGGTAA
- a CDS encoding EcsC family protein, which translates to MMHEQRMRAELEIWRYKMQKRPSITDRLSKAVQGRINRIIPDKVHSAVTATIKQMVRGVLYGSQYTVPKKPEFASLFDLEEAVLRRIDFYRKTAAAEGGITGAGGILLGLADFPILLGMKLKLLFDIATYYGFDVKDYKERIYILHIFQLAFSSQQHRRKVFEQIDGWEEKSKLLPDDIHAFDWQSFQIEYRDHIDLAKIGQLLPIVGAAVGLVVNYRLVTRLGDTAMNAYRMRILD; encoded by the coding sequence ATGATGCACGAGCAGCGCATGCGCGCGGAACTGGAAATATGGCGATACAAAATGCAGAAGCGCCCGTCGATCACCGACCGGCTCTCCAAAGCCGTGCAGGGCCGCATCAACCGCATCATCCCGGATAAAGTGCACAGTGCCGTAACGGCTACGATCAAACAGATGGTGCGGGGCGTGCTGTACGGCTCGCAATACACGGTGCCGAAAAAGCCTGAATTCGCTTCCCTTTTCGACCTGGAGGAAGCGGTGCTCCGGCGCATCGATTTTTACCGTAAAACGGCGGCGGCGGAAGGCGGCATCACAGGCGCGGGCGGGATTCTCCTGGGCCTCGCGGATTTTCCCATCCTGCTGGGCATGAAACTGAAGCTCCTGTTCGATATCGCCACCTATTACGGCTTCGATGTGAAAGATTACAAAGAGCGCATTTACATCCTCCATATTTTCCAGCTGGCCTTCAGCAGCCAGCAGCACCGGCGCAAGGTGTTCGAACAGATCGACGGCTGGGAAGAAAAGAGCAAACTGCTGCCGGACGATATCCATGCGTTCGACTGGCAGAGCTTCCAGATCGAGTACCGCGACCATATCGACCTCGCCAAGATCGGCCAGTTGCTGCCCATCGTGGGCGCGGCCGTCGGGCTGGTGGTGAACTACCGCCTCGTGACGCGACTGGGCGATACGGCCATGAACGCCTACCGCATGCGGATTCTGGACTGA
- a CDS encoding MFS transporter, whose protein sequence is MKTWIYALAFGAFGIITTEFGVIGILPVLANEFNVSVDTAGWLLSAFALTVAVSSPFITAFTARINRKLLMCLVLGVFVLSNLLSAFSPNFTMLMIARVLPAFLHPLFWNISLAIAFKEGGAKAVSTVMTGLSIATVLGVPITTYAADFFGNWQASFFLSSAISLIAFLGLFFFVPSLPAEKGGASQNHSYVLKNPQLWLNLVSTILTLAAMFSSYGYLAAFLENITRMNGAQISIMLLLFGGMGILGNWIAGIALSRNVMLSSRFFFVLLIGVQLLAYFFGAIFVPMIIVLSLWGLIHTGGFLVPNIRTTGSVPHSALEFVNSLLTSSYNIGISLGATLGGFVIARYGVHHVVWMSIALLAVTWAISFVSLEKKEPVEATAGEKIEPLVMAE, encoded by the coding sequence ATGAAAACTTGGATTTACGCATTGGCTTTCGGAGCATTCGGCATTATCACAACCGAATTCGGCGTTATCGGTATTCTGCCCGTGCTGGCAAATGAGTTTAATGTTTCCGTTGATACCGCAGGGTGGCTGCTGAGTGCGTTCGCATTAACGGTGGCGGTATCCTCGCCCTTCATCACCGCCTTCACGGCCCGCATCAACCGTAAGCTGCTGATGTGCCTGGTGTTGGGCGTATTTGTACTGTCCAATCTGCTGTCTGCTTTTTCGCCCAACTTTACAATGCTGATGATCGCACGGGTGCTGCCCGCATTCCTGCATCCCCTGTTCTGGAACATCTCGCTGGCGATAGCGTTCAAGGAAGGGGGCGCAAAGGCGGTGTCTACGGTCATGACGGGGCTCAGCATCGCTACGGTACTGGGAGTTCCCATTACCACCTACGCGGCGGATTTCTTCGGGAACTGGCAGGCCTCGTTTTTCCTGTCGAGCGCCATCAGTCTGATTGCCTTCCTGGGATTGTTTTTCTTCGTTCCCTCCCTGCCTGCCGAAAAGGGGGGCGCATCGCAGAACCATTCCTACGTGCTGAAGAACCCGCAATTGTGGCTCAATCTCGTTTCAACCATCCTCACGCTGGCGGCCATGTTCTCCAGCTACGGGTACCTGGCGGCTTTTCTTGAAAACATCACCCGCATGAACGGCGCCCAGATCAGCATCATGCTGCTGTTGTTCGGCGGCATGGGTATTTTGGGTAACTGGATTGCGGGCATTGCACTGAGCAGAAATGTAATGCTTTCCTCCAGGTTTTTCTTTGTCCTGCTGATCGGCGTACAGCTGCTGGCGTATTTCTTCGGGGCCATTTTTGTTCCGATGATCATTGTGCTGTCACTATGGGGACTGATACACACCGGTGGTTTCCTGGTGCCCAATATCCGTACCACCGGTTCCGTTCCGCACAGCGCACTGGAATTTGTAAACAGTCTTCTGACTTCCAGCTATAACATCGGCATATCGCTGGGCGCTACATTGGGCGGCTTTGTAATAGCCCGCTACGGTGTGCACCATGTGGTTTGGATGAGTATAGCATTGCTTGCGGTAACATGGGCGATCAGCTTTGTGTCACTGGAGAAGAAAGAGCCGGTGGAAGCAACTGCAGGGGAGAAAATAGAGCCCCTGGTGATGGCGGAATGA
- a CDS encoding ArsR/SmtB family transcription factor, with translation MDNRKIEKISKALSDTNRINILRKFKKRKDCLYCSEVTEMLNNLTQPSVSHHLKQLVDADLLISEKEGRETKYTLNEKVLNDYLKFLETLMD, from the coding sequence ATGGATAACAGGAAAATTGAAAAAATATCAAAAGCGCTGAGCGATACGAACAGGATTAACATCCTGCGGAAATTCAAGAAGCGCAAAGACTGTCTGTACTGCTCGGAAGTAACTGAAATGCTGAACAACCTTACGCAGCCTTCCGTTTCGCACCACCTGAAACAGCTGGTGGACGCCGATCTCCTGATTTCGGAAAAAGAAGGACGGGAAACCAAATACACCTTGAATGAGAAGGTCCTGAACGATTATCTCAAGTTCCTCGAAACTTTGATGGACTAA
- a CDS encoding LamG-like jellyroll fold domain-containing protein, which produces MLRITGLAVLLLASTYSLAGTPGTDTTVAPLVDLDADRLITADDAGRVEKWGNSAPFAPVREFIKQDKGRKEKGAGRPLLVKNVAALNGHHTIVFHKQELVAHHEDAFDHLIRGSGYTWLCVIKPGRQYGELKDVHSFFGNLKNGGHYEGLWAGLSDDNAFWAGSRNGRTFGRWDENNPYIVTAQRLDTGRYYLLAGRMDAGTDTVAIRLYIGGMLTPAATGKFPVNPGSDASRMAIGQERDAIEHPGVESFTGEIARFILFDRALSDKALGELQRKLIKRYRLR; this is translated from the coding sequence ATGCTCAGAATAACAGGATTGGCGGTATTGCTCCTGGCATCCACCTATAGCCTTGCCGGAACGCCGGGAACAGACACTACCGTTGCGCCGCTCGTTGACCTCGATGCAGACCGGCTGATAACGGCCGACGATGCGGGGCGCGTGGAGAAATGGGGCAACAGTGCGCCCTTTGCCCCCGTGCGGGAATTTATAAAGCAGGACAAAGGCCGGAAAGAAAAAGGAGCCGGCAGGCCGCTGCTGGTAAAAAACGTGGCCGCCCTGAACGGCCATCACACCATCGTATTCCACAAGCAGGAACTGGTGGCCCACCACGAGGATGCGTTCGACCACCTTATCAGGGGCAGCGGCTACACCTGGCTGTGCGTCATCAAACCCGGCCGGCAATACGGCGAGCTGAAAGACGTGCATTCCTTTTTCGGGAACCTGAAAAACGGCGGGCATTATGAAGGCCTCTGGGCGGGCCTGTCGGACGACAACGCGTTCTGGGCGGGCAGCCGGAACGGCCGCACCTTCGGGCGTTGGGATGAGAATAATCCCTATATCGTGACTGCCCAAAGGCTGGATACCGGCCGGTACTACCTGCTGGCCGGAAGGATGGACGCCGGAACCGATACGGTCGCCATTCGCCTCTATATCGGCGGCATGCTCACGCCGGCAGCCACCGGGAAATTCCCCGTCAATCCCGGCTCCGATGCGTCCAGGATGGCCATCGGGCAGGAACGGGACGCCATCGAACATCCAGGCGTGGAATCGTTCACAGGGGAAATCGCGAGGTTTATTTTGTTTGACAGGGCACTGTCCGATAAAGCGCTGGGGGAACTGCAAAGGAAATTGATCAAGCGATACCGGCTCCGGTAA